GTTCTTCAATTTGTATCGGTATTTCTTCTCTTTCTGGCATTTTAATAAGGGTTGCTGCTCTTTTTTCCATATCTTTCTCTATATAGGGTAATGTGGCAAGATCATTTTCTTCAAAAACATCTTTATACATTTGAATGTTCATAGATTTTTCTGTAAGGGTTATTGTATCCCCAACTTTTATACCGTATGATGGTCTATTAACCTTTTGTCCATTCACTAAAATATGTTTGTGTACCACCATTTGTCTTGCTTGTCTAATGGATTTGGCAAAACCCATTCTATAGACCATATTGTCTAAACGACACTCTAAAAGCTTTACTAAAGCTTCCCCTGTTACTTCTTTTGATTTTTGTGCTTTGTCTACATATCTTCTAAATTGTTTTTCTAAAACACCATAATAGGCTCTTAACCTTTGCTTTTCTAAAAGTTGAATACCATATGTGGATAATTTTTTATCGGCTCTACTTGTACCCGGTTTCGCTCTATTCATAGCTTTCGGATGTCCACAGACATTTAATCCTAATCGTCTACATTGTTTAAATCTTGGCTGTTTCATATTTGCCATTCTATACAACCTCCTATTTCGATAATAATTATCATTTTCATTAATTATATAAAATTATATCGTATTTGTAAAGCTCTTTTTTTTGTTTTTTTATGAGAAATATTAATATAACACTTCCCTCTACCTCAAAATAGTATTATAATGTAGTTAATATGAAAGATTTTCGATATATTCTAACTTAACTTTGTGCTGTTTTTTATGTATAATAGATATGATTGGATTGGATTTTTAATTGTAAGGAAAGAAGGATTTTATGGATAAACTGTTTTCAAATAGGGATTTAAAACGATTAATTATCCCTATTATTATAGAGCAATTTTTAGTCATGTCTGTTGGGCTTGCAGACGTTTTAATGATCTCTCGAGCAGGAGAAAGCGCTGTTTCTGGTGTATCTCTTGTAGATAATATTAATGTGTTGTTAATTAACATTTTTACTGCTCTTGCAACAGGTGGCGCTGTTATTGCTTCTCAGTACATAGGTAAAAAAGATAAGGAAAAAGCTTGTACCACTGCTAACCAGCTTATACTGATTTCAATTGCTATCTCTACTCTTATTATGGTGATTTCTTTAATTGGCAATCGTGTTATTCTTAGCACTATTTTTGGCAATGTTGAATCCAGTATACTGGAAAATGCTCAGGTATACTTTTTGTTATCTGCATTATCTTATCCTTTTTTAAGCATTTTCAATAGTTGTGCTGGGCTATTTAGATCTATGGGTAATTCCAAAGTGCCTCTGATAACTTCTACTTTTATGAATGTATTAAATGTTTTCGGAAATGCTATTTTTATTTTTGGCTTTAATATGGGGGTTACAGGGGTTGGTATAGCTTCTCTTATTTCTAGAGTAATGGCTTCTATTGTTATTTTTATACTTTTAAGAAAACCTGAATTGGATATTCATATTAAAAAGAAATTTTCTTTTAAATTTGATTTGACAATGGTTAAGCAAATTCTTAACATTGGTATTCCAAATAGCTTAGAAAATAGTATGTTTCAAACTGGTAAGTTAATGGTTTTAAGCTTGGTTTCTACTTTTGGTACATCTGCTATTGCGGCAAATGCTGTG
The genomic region above belongs to Natranaerovirga hydrolytica and contains:
- the rpsD gene encoding 30S ribosomal protein S4, producing the protein MANMKQPRFKQCRRLGLNVCGHPKAMNRAKPGTSRADKKLSTYGIQLLEKQRLRAYYGVLEKQFRRYVDKAQKSKEVTGEALVKLLECRLDNMVYRMGFAKSIRQARQMVVHKHILVNGQKVNRPSYGIKVGDTITLTEKSMNIQMYKDVFEENDLATLPYIEKDMEKRAATLIKMPEREEIPIQIEEHLVVEFYSSR
- a CDS encoding MATE family efflux transporter translates to MDKLFSNRDLKRLIIPIIIEQFLVMSVGLADVLMISRAGESAVSGVSLVDNINVLLINIFTALATGGAVIASQYIGKKDKEKACTTANQLILISIAISTLIMVISLIGNRVILSTIFGNVESSILENAQVYFLLSALSYPFLSIFNSCAGLFRSMGNSKVPLITSTFMNVLNVFGNAIFIFGFNMGVTGVGIASLISRVMASIVIFILLRKPELDIHIKKKFSFKFDLTMVKQILNIGIPNSLENSMFQTGKLMVLSLVSTFGTSAIAANAVSSKVAGMAILPGLATGIALITIVGQCVGADDYEQATYYTKKLLKVSFVVLGLLNIFIIIFAPFIVMLFDLTQQTAVMTTQIIRYHSLCCILIWPLSFTLPSTFRAAGDVRFPMVIAIVSMWTFRIGFSYVLGSYLGLGVFGIWIAMTIDWLFRSLCFVIRFISGSWKTKAT